The following proteins are co-located in the Candidatus Equadaptatus faecalis genome:
- a CDS encoding 3-deoxy-D-manno-octulosonic acid transferase: MPQAEKLSVLKGRPLWIHAVSVGEVQAASALIKEIRTRGFSRQIVLSTTTETGKAMAMRLSEGLFDLHVYYPWDNRKYIRSALDRINPAAFIVLETEIWPNMLWELQARKIPAFLANGRISERTWKNIQKYPVAKKLFSELFGIFDGIFLREQLDFDRLRALGISEEKIKVTGDLKIDALLNRIQPEAKEKWQTLLHAEKGQLYVAGSTHTGEDEIVVSAFEKLKETSPNARLILAPRHPERAEALCTQFKNSFKICRLSELTEDFEIVVIDKIGVLFEFYGVSEAAFIGGSFTDNGGQNILEPVAWGTPVQYGPHMEDFAEASQEFLSRGISSQLNSAEELAETWCAIAEGKTDVEAVRGQCRQYFAEKAGAACKICDAAAKSME; encoded by the coding sequence ATGCCGCAGGCGGAAAAGTTGTCCGTGCTTAAAGGACGGCCGCTTTGGATACACGCGGTGTCTGTCGGCGAAGTGCAGGCGGCTTCGGCGCTTATCAAAGAGATCAGGACGCGCGGCTTCAGCCGTCAGATAGTGCTCTCCACAACCACGGAAACGGGAAAGGCAATGGCGATGCGCCTTTCGGAAGGTCTTTTTGACCTTCACGTCTATTATCCGTGGGACAACAGAAAATACATACGTTCGGCGCTTGACAGGATAAACCCTGCGGCGTTCATTGTGCTTGAAACCGAAATATGGCCGAACATGCTTTGGGAGCTGCAGGCGAGAAAGATACCGGCGTTTCTCGCAAACGGCAGAATATCGGAAAGAACCTGGAAAAATATACAAAAATATCCCGTTGCGAAAAAACTTTTCAGTGAGCTGTTCGGCATCTTTGACGGAATATTCCTCAGGGAGCAGCTGGATTTTGACAGACTGCGCGCGCTCGGCATATCCGAAGAAAAAATAAAAGTCACCGGCGACCTGAAAATCGACGCCCTGCTGAACAGAATTCAGCCCGAGGCAAAAGAAAAGTGGCAGACGTTGCTTCACGCGGAAAAAGGGCAGCTTTACGTTGCTGGCAGCACACACACCGGTGAAGACGAAATCGTTGTGTCCGCGTTTGAAAAGCTTAAGGAAACGTCGCCGAATGCAAGGCTTATCCTTGCCCCGCGTCATCCCGAACGCGCGGAAGCGCTCTGCACGCAGTTTAAGAACAGCTTCAAAATCTGCAGACTCTCGGAGCTGACGGAAGATTTTGAAATAGTTGTAATAGACAAAATAGGCGTACTTTTCGAGTTTTACGGCGTTTCCGAAGCGGCATTCATAGGCGGCAGCTTTACGGACAACGGCGGACAAAACATACTGGAGCCTGTTGCCTGGGGAACTCCGGTGCAGTACGGACCTCACATGGAAGACTTTGCGGAGGCGTCGCAGGAATTTCTGTCGCGCGGAATCTCATCTCAGCTGAACAGCGCGGAAGAGCTTGCTGAAACGTGGTGCGCAATAGCGGAAGGAAAAACAGATGTTGAAGCGGTGCGTGGGCAATGCAGGCAATACTTTGCCGAAAAGGCGGGCGCTGCCTGCAAAATATGCGACGCTGCTGCCAAAAGCATGGAATAA